Below is a genomic region from Acidobacteriota bacterium.
TCGATGCCGCGCTGGCGACGGGCCTGCAGCCGGTGGCCGGCGCCTGGGGCAACATCGGCCGTGAGCGGGTTCTGGTCTACAACCCCGACATCGCCAGCGGCGCACCGTCGCCCCGGGAATTCCTCCTGGTGGAAGTGACGGACCCGGACTGCACCCGCCTCAGCCGCTTCGCTCTAGGCCCCGACTCGACGCCGGCCAATCCGCTGCTGACGGTGGCGGGGAATTGGGATGGGCGGTAGAGCATGAGCGAGTCGACGATGCGCACTCCTGCCCCGGACCACCCCCTGAACGATCCGGTTCCTAGCTGCTCCCTCTCGGATCTCCGGCGGCCGGGCCGCCTCCTGCTCGTTGCAGCCCTGCTGGTACTCGCCGCCGGCTTCTGGTCCACCGACGCCCGGGCGGCCCAGGACGAGCGCTTCTTCGGCGAATACTGCGGCGACCACCAGGTGCGAGTCACCACCACCGTGCGCTTCCTGGGCATCCGCATCGCCCGGCGCACCGACACCTTCAACTTCGAGGTCCAGGCCCGCCTCAACCACGTCGAGGACCGCACCCGCCGCGGACTGATGGAAGGTCGCGGGCTGGTGACCGGGGAAGGCCGGCGCATCTCCTTCGCGGTCTCCGGCCACATCACCGCCGAGGGCGTCGCCGAGGGGACCCTCAGCGCCCCGGAGCTGGGACCGGTAGACGGCCGCGCCTACCTCGACGCCACCGGCGATCGATTGGTGGTGCTGGGCGGCGGTCAGCGAGTGGTGCTGCGCAAGAGCGCCTGCCCCAACCGAGCTCCCACCGCGCGCATCCTGGCGCCCGCCCCCGGGGACATCCCGTGGGGCGGCACGGTGGACTTCCGCGGCACCGCCAGCGATCCGGAAGACCCGGCCATGGCTCCCCAGCGCATGGTGTGGGCCTCCAGCCGCGATGGCTTCCTGGGCCGAGGCCTGACCCTGCGCCGCGGCTATCTGAGCCACGGTGAGCACATCATCACCTTCACCGCCACCGACAGCGGCGGCCGCGCCGCTACCGACACGGTGACCGTGCGCATCGCCAACAACGCCCCCAACCCTCCCCGCATCCTGCGGCCGGGGTCGGGTGCGCGCCTGGTGGCCGGGATTCCCACGGTGCTCCGGGGCAGCGCCACAGACCGCGAATCCGGCCCGCTGCGGGACGAGCAGCTGGTGTGGACCTCGGATCGGGACGGCCCTCTGGGCACCGGCGAGGCCGCCAGCACCGCCCTGAGCGCCGGTAGCCACCGCATCACCCTCACCGCCACCGACGACGGCGGCGACAGCTCCAACGCCTCGGTGCGAGTGGAAGTCCTGGAGCGCGGCACCGGCAACGCGCCCCCCTCGGTGCGCATCGTGACCCCAACGGATTACATCGGCATCGCAGACTTCGACTGCCTTATCCTCACCGCCCGCGGTGAGGACCTGGAAGACGGCCCCCTCACCGGCGCCGCCCTCACCTGGACCGACAGCTACGTCGACGCCACCGGTGCCACCATCACCCGCACCCTCCCCGAGACCGGCGAAGCCGTCGAGCTCTGCACCCCCGCCACCACCGGCCGCGACACCGTCCACACCCTCACCGTCACCCCCACCGACTCCGACGGCCTCGCCGGAGAGCCGGACTTCATTCGGGTGTATGTGATTCCTGGGGGGTTGATTTAGACGGAACGTAGACCCCTCGGGGCCGAAGTCGTCAGCTAGCCTCGGCTTCTTGGAGACTACGAACCCAAGCTGCTCCGGCAGCGCGTGCAGCACGAGCTAAACGACGATCAGCGGTCCAAAGCTCGAATTCGAGGCTTTCCGCCAGCGCCACGTAGGCCGCGTCGTAGGCCACAGCCTGGTCGAGTCGGTCGGCCCAAACCAACGTCTCCTCCTCTAGTGCCGGACTGGGGCGGACTTCTTGAATGCCAAGCCCAGCGAAGGCTTTGATTGCTTCGACCGCCTCTTTCTGAAGCAAAATCTTGTGTCGCACGAACTTGCGCAGAGCCGAAAGCGCCTCGTACCGCCATAAGGTGGGTGCGTAGAGTCGTAGATCTTGATCTAGCCACTCGGCCAGCTTGGCGCGGGCGGCTTCCGAGTAATCGAGCTCCAGCACCTGCGCAACTAGTATGTTGGCGTCTACAACAATGCTCATCGTTTCAGGCCAGGCCTCAGTACCGCATCCTGCTGGAGCTCCCGCTCTGCCCTCGCCGCAGCTACGGGTTCCTCAGAGATGCGCCCCTCCCGCTGAGCCACTCGCCGCCGAATCTGAGTCAGCGTCTCGAGGGCCTCCAGTCTTGCCTGCTTTCTCTCCCGAAGCTGATCGAGGCCTACGTTCACAAAATCTCGTACCAGCTCCGAAATAGAGCACTGTTGCCGATCAGCCAGGTCAGCCAGGCTCTCGTATTGATCCTGCTCCAGGAAGAGTTGGGTGCGGTGCTTTGCCATGGTTACCTCCGGTACGCTGCCGGACATGGTACATCTAAACAGATGTACCTATCAAGAAGAGACACTAGCAGCCCGCGGTTCTTGACACCGGAATTTCTCCCAGGGAGACTGGGTGCATAAATAGTAAGCAATTGCCTGAGGAGTTCTCATGACCACCCGCCGCCTAACCATCTCGCTCCCTGAAACCCTCTTCGATGAGGTCGAGCGCCTCTCTCAACGAGAGCACCGTACCCTCTCGGAATTAGCCCGAGAGGCCTTGCGCCGCTACACAGAAGAAGCGCAGCCGACTGAAGAGGCGGTGCAACCGTGGGAGCGGGAGCTGGTCGCCCAGCGCCTGGCGGCCCATCGGCGGAACCCTCAGGCGGTATTCGACGCCGATGAGGTACATGCGGAGCTGGCTGAGGAGATCCGCCGAATACGGCAGGAAAAATGAAGGTCATCTATACCGCCGAGGCCAAACAAGATGTGCGTGACATCGTCAGCTATTACGAGCGGGAGCAAGTGGGTCTCGGAGATCAATTCCTAGGGGCACTCACCGGAACCATCGAGCTGTTGCGGGAGTTTCCGCTAAGCTCTCGTAAGATTGGTCAAGGCGTCCGCCGCGCGGTCTTCCCCAAACCCTTCCTCTACAACCTCTACTACTCACCGAACCGGGCGCAGAACACTCTGCTGATCCTGGCGGTAGCTCACCAGCGGCGTCATCCAGAC
It encodes:
- a CDS encoding type II toxin-antitoxin system VapC family toxin → MSIVVDANILVAQVLELDYSEAARAKLAEWLDQDLRLYAPTLWRYEALSALRKFVRHKILLQKEAVEAIKAFAGLGIQEVRPSPALEEETLVWADRLDQAVAYDAAYVALAESLEFELWTADRRLARAARAAGAAWVRSLQEAEAS
- a CDS encoding ribbon-helix-helix protein, CopG family, with the translated sequence MTTRRLTISLPETLFDEVERLSQREHRTLSELAREALRRYTEEAQPTEEAVQPWERELVAQRLAAHRRNPQAVFDADEVHAELAEEIRRIRQEK
- a CDS encoding type II toxin-antitoxin system RelE/ParE family toxin, with the protein product MKVIYTAEAKQDVRDIVSYYEREQVGLGDQFLGALTGTIELLREFPLSSRKIGQGVRRAVFPKPFLYNLYYSPNRAQNTLLILAVAHQRRHPDAWKR